A part of Paenibacillus sp. 481 genomic DNA contains:
- the carB gene encoding carbamoyl-phosphate synthase large subunit, producing the protein MPKNNDLKKILVIGSGPIVIGQAAEFDYAGTQACQALKEEGMEVVLINSNPATIMTDTNMADKVYIEPITLEYVTQIIRQERPDGLLPTLGGQTGLNMAVELARAGVLEQENVRLLGTQLQAIEKAEDRDLFRDLMRELEQPVPESVIVTTVQEAVDFANEIGYPIIVRPAYTLGGTGGGICDTEAELLEIVASGIRYSPIGQCLIEKSIAGMKEVEYEVMRDANDNCIVVCNMENFDPVGVHTGDSIVVAPSQTLSDREYQMLRSASLKIIRALNIEGGCNVQFALDPHSYQYYVIEVNPRVSRSSALASKATGYPIAKMAAKIAIGYTLDEIVNPVTGQTYACFEPTLDYIVSKIPRWPFDKFTSANRKLGTQMKATGEVMAIGRTFEESMHKAIRSLEIGVHRLYLKGTEQLDKETLEARLKTPDDERMFLLAEAFRRGYTLQQLQEITKIDWWFLDKLEGMVKFEDRIRSEQLLTSETLYEAKRMGFTDRAIAELRAEGHPDAEYTTEHEIRELRKAQNLQPVYKMVDTCAAEFEATTPYYYSTYETENEVLESTKEKVIVLGSGPIRIGQGIEFDYSTVHAVWAIQSAGYEAVIINNNPETVSTDFNTSDRLYFEPLFFEDVMNVIEQENPIGVIVQFGGQTAINLAAPLSKAGVRILGSSLESIDEAEDRKKFEALLSRLNIAQPKGKTVTTVDDAVETAQSLGYPVLVRPSYVLGGRAMEIVYSDEELLSYMEQAVKINPEHPVLIDRYMLGKEVEVDAICDGETVLIPGIMEHIERAGVHSGDSIAVYPPQHLKPELKQQVVDITIRIAKELKTIGLINIQFVIFQDQVYVIEVNPRSSRTVPFLSKVTNVPMANVATKLILGTKLSELGYQEGLWPEDNYVSVKVPVFSFAKLRRVEPTLGPEMKSTGEVMGRDFQYAKALYKGLIGSGMKIPTTGAIICTVADKDKDEAVQLMRGFVNLGYKIIATGGTAAALEEAGLNVMHVKKLTEGSPNILDLIRNGSAHFVVNTLTKGKTPERDGFRIRREAVENGIVCMTSLDTVSAMLDMLEHINFSSRPMPIAHN; encoded by the coding sequence ATGCCGAAAAATAATGACCTCAAGAAAATTCTCGTAATCGGCTCTGGCCCAATCGTCATCGGTCAGGCAGCAGAATTCGACTATGCGGGAACGCAAGCGTGCCAAGCTCTTAAAGAGGAAGGCATGGAAGTCGTACTTATCAACAGTAACCCAGCTACGATTATGACGGATACAAATATGGCCGATAAAGTTTACATCGAGCCGATTACACTGGAATATGTAACTCAAATTATTAGACAAGAGCGCCCTGATGGTCTATTGCCTACACTTGGCGGACAAACGGGCTTGAATATGGCGGTTGAACTAGCGCGTGCAGGAGTGCTGGAGCAAGAGAACGTACGCTTGCTCGGTACCCAACTGCAAGCGATTGAAAAAGCAGAGGATCGCGACTTGTTCCGCGATTTGATGCGTGAGCTGGAACAGCCTGTTCCAGAGAGTGTTATTGTTACAACGGTACAAGAAGCAGTAGACTTTGCTAACGAAATCGGCTATCCAATCATCGTGCGCCCAGCTTACACGCTTGGCGGTACAGGCGGCGGTATTTGTGACACGGAAGCAGAACTGCTTGAAATTGTGGCATCTGGTATTCGCTACAGCCCGATCGGCCAATGCTTGATCGAGAAGAGCATTGCAGGTATGAAAGAGGTTGAGTACGAAGTTATGCGCGATGCGAACGATAACTGCATCGTTGTGTGTAACATGGAGAACTTCGACCCAGTAGGTGTACACACAGGAGACAGTATTGTAGTCGCGCCGAGCCAGACACTGTCTGACCGCGAATATCAAATGCTGCGCTCAGCATCACTCAAAATTATTCGTGCCTTGAATATCGAAGGCGGATGTAACGTGCAGTTCGCACTTGACCCGCATAGCTATCAATACTATGTCATCGAAGTTAACCCGCGCGTTAGCCGCTCATCGGCGCTAGCGTCGAAAGCAACGGGCTACCCGATTGCGAAGATGGCAGCAAAAATCGCAATTGGCTACACACTGGATGAGATTGTTAACCCAGTAACTGGCCAAACGTACGCTTGCTTTGAGCCTACACTCGATTACATCGTTTCCAAAATTCCGCGCTGGCCATTTGATAAGTTTACGTCAGCTAACCGTAAGCTGGGGACGCAAATGAAAGCGACAGGCGAAGTTATGGCTATCGGCCGTACATTCGAAGAGTCGATGCACAAAGCGATTCGCTCGCTTGAAATCGGTGTACACCGCTTGTACTTGAAAGGGACAGAGCAGCTCGACAAAGAGACGCTGGAAGCACGTCTCAAGACACCTGATGATGAGCGTATGTTCTTGCTTGCAGAAGCATTCCGCCGCGGTTATACGCTGCAACAGTTGCAAGAGATTACGAAAATCGACTGGTGGTTCCTTGATAAGCTGGAAGGTATGGTGAAATTCGAAGACCGTATCCGTTCGGAACAATTGCTTACATCTGAAACTTTGTACGAAGCGAAGCGCATGGGCTTCACAGACCGTGCAATCGCTGAATTGCGTGCAGAAGGTCATCCAGATGCAGAATACACAACAGAACATGAAATACGAGAGCTTCGTAAAGCTCAGAACTTGCAACCTGTCTACAAAATGGTTGATACGTGCGCGGCTGAATTTGAGGCGACAACACCTTACTACTACTCGACGTACGAGACAGAGAACGAAGTGCTCGAATCGACAAAAGAAAAAGTTATCGTGCTCGGTTCCGGTCCAATCCGGATCGGTCAAGGTATCGAATTTGACTACTCGACTGTGCATGCGGTCTGGGCGATTCAAAGTGCAGGTTACGAAGCAGTCATTATAAATAACAATCCAGAGACCGTCTCGACGGACTTTAATACATCGGATCGACTTTACTTTGAACCGCTCTTCTTCGAAGACGTTATGAACGTCATTGAGCAAGAGAATCCAATCGGGGTCATCGTCCAATTTGGTGGACAGACAGCTATCAACTTAGCTGCACCGTTATCCAAAGCAGGCGTGCGCATCTTAGGCTCTAGCTTAGAGAGCATCGACGAAGCGGAAGACCGCAAAAAGTTTGAAGCGCTCTTGTCCCGATTGAACATTGCTCAACCAAAGGGCAAAACGGTTACTACGGTGGATGATGCAGTAGAAACAGCGCAAAGCCTTGGTTATCCGGTGCTCGTTCGTCCGTCCTACGTACTGGGTGGCCGCGCGATGGAAATCGTGTACTCGGACGAAGAATTGCTGAGCTACATGGAGCAAGCCGTCAAAATTAATCCGGAGCATCCGGTACTTATCGACCGCTACATGCTTGGTAAAGAAGTAGAAGTCGATGCGATTTGCGACGGTGAGACTGTGCTCATCCCAGGTATTATGGAGCATATCGAACGCGCTGGAGTTCACTCTGGTGACTCGATTGCGGTATATCCACCGCAGCACTTAAAGCCAGAACTAAAACAGCAAGTCGTCGACATCACGATTCGCATCGCAAAAGAGTTAAAAACAATCGGATTAATTAACATCCAATTCGTCATCTTCCAAGACCAAGTGTACGTCATCGAGGTGAACCCGCGTTCATCCCGTACAGTACCATTCTTGAGCAAAGTGACGAACGTACCGATGGCTAACGTTGCGACGAAGCTTATCTTAGGTACGAAGCTAAGCGAGCTTGGCTACCAAGAAGGACTGTGGCCAGAAGACAATTATGTGTCCGTAAAAGTACCGGTATTCTCCTTCGCTAAGCTGCGTCGCGTAGAGCCGACACTTGGACCGGAAATGAAATCGACGGGCGAAGTTATGGGCCGCGACTTCCAATACGCGAAGGCGTTGTATAAAGGACTTATCGGATCAGGAATGAAGATCCCGACTACGGGAGCGATTATTTGCACGGTTGCAGATAAAGACAAGGATGAAGCGGTACAATTAATGCGCGGCTTCGTGAATCTGGGCTACAAAATTATCGCAACAGGCGGTACGGCAGCTGCGCTTGAAGAAGCTGGCTTGAATGTCATGCATGTGAAAAAGCTGACTGAAGGCTCGCCGAACATTCTCGACCTAATCCGCAATGGCAGCGCACACTTTGTGGTCAACACGTTGACCAAAGGCAAAACGCCAGAGCGCGACGGCTTCCGCATTCGCCGTGAAGCTGTAGAGAACGGCATCGTATGTATGACATCGCTTGATACGGTAAGTGCAATGCTCGACATGCTTGAGCATATTAACTTCTCTTCCCGTCCGATGCCAATCGCACACAACTAG
- the carA gene encoding glutamine-hydrolyzing carbamoyl-phosphate synthase small subunit, protein MQAKLLLEDGTLFTGVGFGADGESVGEVVFNTGITGYQEVLSDPSYCGQIVTMTYPLIGNYGIARDDFESIRPYVNGFVVRRHEPVPSNWRAEYNVDRLLKEYGIVGISGIDTRMLTRKIRHFGTMKGILTTGSKSVEELQEMLGIHEMVRDQVARTSTKQRYTSPGAGERIVLVDFGAKSGILRELTDRGCDVVVVPHDTTAEEIRRLHPDGIQLSNGPGDPKDVPQAVEMIQQLLGEVPIFGICLGHQLFALACGADTGKLKFGHRGGNHPVKELATNRCYITSQNHGYTVIDESVIGTDLEVTHINNNDKTIEGLKHKSYPAFSVQYHPEAAPGPHDSGYLFDQFIDMIRNHKRNHPKAPRQAELVAQLKGVL, encoded by the coding sequence ATGCAAGCAAAATTGTTGTTGGAAGATGGGACCTTGTTTACAGGCGTCGGATTTGGAGCAGATGGTGAATCGGTCGGTGAAGTTGTATTTAATACGGGTATTACCGGATATCAAGAGGTGCTATCAGACCCTTCGTATTGCGGGCAAATAGTGACGATGACGTATCCACTTATCGGTAACTACGGGATTGCGCGCGATGACTTTGAATCCATTCGCCCTTACGTGAATGGTTTCGTCGTACGCCGTCACGAACCAGTTCCAAGTAACTGGCGTGCAGAATATAACGTAGACCGTCTCCTTAAAGAGTATGGCATCGTCGGAATTAGCGGAATTGACACACGGATGCTGACACGAAAAATTCGTCACTTCGGAACGATGAAAGGTATCTTGACGACAGGTAGCAAGTCCGTAGAGGAACTGCAAGAGATGCTTGGCATTCATGAAATGGTGCGTGACCAAGTGGCGCGGACATCGACCAAGCAGCGCTACACAAGCCCTGGCGCTGGCGAGCGAATCGTGCTCGTCGACTTCGGAGCAAAGAGTGGTATCCTGCGCGAGTTGACGGATCGCGGCTGCGATGTAGTCGTAGTTCCACACGATACGACAGCAGAAGAAATTCGTCGCTTGCATCCAGATGGAATTCAATTGTCTAACGGTCCTGGGGACCCGAAAGATGTGCCACAAGCGGTTGAGATGATACAGCAATTACTCGGTGAGGTGCCTATTTTCGGAATTTGCTTAGGCCACCAATTGTTTGCCCTCGCATGCGGTGCAGATACAGGGAAGTTGAAGTTCGGTCACCGTGGTGGTAACCACCCTGTGAAGGAGTTGGCTACGAACCGTTGCTACATTACGTCGCAGAATCACGGTTACACGGTTATCGATGAGTCTGTAATAGGAACGGATTTGGAAGTTACACACATTAACAATAACGACAAAACGATTGAAGGCTTGAAGCATAAATCATATCCGGCATTTTCGGTGCAATACCATCCAGAGGCAGCACCAGGGCCGCATGACAGTGGTTATTTGTTCGACCAATTTATTGACATGATTCGCAATCATAAACGCAACCATCCGAAAGCGCCGCGTCAAGCGGAACTCGTAGCACAATTGAAAGGGGTACTGTAA
- a CDS encoding aspartate carbamoyltransferase catalytic subunit: MMNIQHTTKERSLLGLQHLSRQEIESILDRAQHWERQPQKVSKVLDGKFVTNMFFENSTRTRCSFEVAQKRLGAEVINFSAVASSVEKGESIYDTVRTLESMGMDAGVIRLKPVGLLEQIAERVRMPLVNAGDGNNEHPTQALLDMYTMRKHFGELKGLNVVIVGDVQHSRVARSNYWGLTKFGANVSFCAPDKMRAADLNVRYVNMEEALQADVVMLLRVQLERHAGSVMSSAEQYRAEFGMTVERAAKLKSNSIIMHPAPFNRNVEIDDNVVECDKARIFDQMGNGVPVRMAVMERALL; encoded by the coding sequence ATCATGAACATACAGCATACAACAAAGGAACGAAGCTTGCTTGGCCTACAGCACTTAAGTAGGCAGGAAATCGAATCAATTTTGGACCGAGCCCAACATTGGGAGCGGCAGCCGCAAAAAGTGAGCAAGGTGCTGGATGGGAAATTTGTCACGAACATGTTCTTCGAGAACAGTACGCGTACCCGCTGTTCGTTCGAGGTGGCACAGAAACGGCTTGGTGCGGAGGTCATCAACTTCTCCGCGGTTGCATCCAGCGTCGAGAAAGGCGAATCGATTTACGATACGGTTCGCACGCTGGAATCGATGGGAATGGATGCAGGAGTCATTCGCTTGAAGCCGGTAGGTCTCTTGGAACAAATTGCGGAACGTGTGCGCATGCCGCTCGTCAATGCTGGTGACGGCAACAATGAACACCCGACTCAAGCGCTGTTGGATATGTATACGATGCGCAAACATTTCGGGGAGCTGAAAGGGCTGAACGTCGTCATCGTCGGTGACGTTCAGCACAGCCGAGTTGCACGCTCTAACTATTGGGGTCTCACTAAGTTTGGAGCCAACGTAAGCTTCTGCGCTCCCGACAAGATGAGGGCAGCGGATCTGAATGTCCGCTACGTGAACATGGAAGAAGCGCTGCAAGCAGACGTTGTCATGCTACTACGTGTACAGTTAGAGCGCCACGCTGGCAGCGTTATGAGTTCGGCGGAACAGTATCGCGCCGAGTTCGGCATGACGGTTGAACGCGCCGCCAAGCTTAAGTCAAACAGCATCATTATGCATCCGGCACCGTTCAATCGCAATGTAGAAATTGACGATAACGTTGTTGAGTGCGACAAAGCACGTATTTTTGACCAGATGGGGAACGGAGTACCTGTTCGGATGGCAGTAATGGAGCGAGCGCTCCTGTAA
- a CDS encoding dihydroorotase, with protein MLILKNAKVLNEDGQLTAANVWVEDGIIRRITDANEPIEAADADIHDVNGKFVSPGFIDMHVHLREPGFEYKETIATGTQSAAKGGFTTIACMPNTRPVIDTPETVERILEKAKTEGAVKVLPYGAITKSELGRELTDFEALKAAGVIGFTDDGVGVQNAQMMKDAMSRAHELDMPVIAHCEDDSLVKGAAVTDGEFARKHGLKGIPNESEAIHVGRDILLAEATGVHYHVCHVSTEQSIRLIRQAKQLGIRVTAEICPHHLLLSDEDIPGLDANWKMNPPLRSPRDVAACIEALEDGTIDIIVTDHAPHSEEEKAKGMELAPFGIVGLETAFPLLYTKFVATGKWTLSMLVQRMTADPARIFRLNTGQLLEGMPADLTVIDLETEREVDPSTFLTKGRNTPFTGWKLTGWSVMTLVDGRIVWTEQHAQQPVSP; from the coding sequence ATGCTTATATTGAAAAATGCAAAGGTGCTAAACGAAGACGGACAATTGACAGCAGCAAACGTCTGGGTGGAGGACGGAATTATTCGCCGCATCACGGATGCGAATGAACCCATTGAGGCAGCAGATGCAGACATCCACGACGTTAACGGGAAATTCGTTTCTCCCGGCTTTATCGATATGCACGTTCATTTACGTGAACCGGGGTTTGAATATAAAGAAACGATTGCAACAGGTACACAGTCAGCAGCTAAGGGCGGATTTACTACGATTGCATGTATGCCGAATACGCGCCCTGTAATCGATACACCAGAGACGGTGGAACGGATACTAGAGAAGGCAAAGACGGAGGGCGCAGTTAAAGTGTTGCCGTATGGAGCCATCACGAAGAGCGAGCTTGGACGTGAGCTTACGGATTTTGAAGCTTTGAAGGCAGCGGGAGTTATCGGCTTTACCGATGATGGTGTCGGCGTGCAAAATGCGCAAATGATGAAGGATGCGATGAGTCGGGCTCACGAGCTTGATATGCCAGTCATCGCGCACTGTGAAGACGATTCGCTCGTCAAAGGTGCAGCGGTTACTGACGGTGAGTTTGCTCGCAAGCACGGCCTAAAAGGTATCCCTAATGAATCTGAAGCGATTCATGTCGGTCGCGACATTTTGCTTGCTGAAGCAACAGGCGTGCACTACCATGTATGCCACGTCAGCACAGAGCAGTCGATTCGCCTTATCCGCCAAGCGAAGCAGCTAGGTATTCGGGTTACGGCGGAAATTTGCCCGCACCATCTGTTGCTGTCAGATGAAGACATCCCAGGATTGGATGCAAACTGGAAAATGAACCCGCCGCTTCGTTCGCCACGCGACGTAGCAGCATGCATCGAGGCACTTGAGGATGGCACGATCGACATTATCGTAACGGATCATGCGCCACATAGCGAAGAAGAGAAGGCAAAAGGAATGGAACTGGCACCGTTCGGAATCGTCGGTTTGGAAACGGCATTCCCACTGCTGTACACGAAGTTTGTTGCGACAGGCAAATGGACACTTTCCATGCTTGTGCAGCGAATGACAGCAGACCCAGCGCGCATTTTTAGACTAAATACAGGACAATTGCTTGAAGGCATGCCAGCAGATTTGACGGTTATCGACCTAGAGACAGAGCGTGAGGTTGACCCAAGCACCTTCTTGACAAAAGGACGCAATACGCCATTTACAGGCTGGAAGCTGACAGGATGGTCTGTGATGACACTCGTTGATGGACGAATCGTATGGACAGAGCAGCACGCTCAACAGCCCGTATCACCATAA